ACTTGACATGCTACTTAATGGAAACAAAGTGGATGCATTGCGTGGTCTCGCGTCAGACCGTTTATTGTTAGCGTCATATTCGGCTGTTTACTTTAGTAGGGCTAATTTGCCTAAGGAGCGTTTGAAAGATATGGCGCAAACGTGCCAACATGAGCATGTCGTAGAATTTTTGAAAGATGATTAACTTCAAGGAAGAATAACCCATAACAGCCGAAGCAATCGAAGTCTTGGTTGTCACGCCAGGGTGCCACTCAACGCTGGTAACGATTCTACAGGAACTCTCTTGCCCGAGCGATTTACTGTTTTGTCGCGGTCGTCACGTCCGGTGGGCCGCAACTGGGTCGTTGTTTCTTCCTTGGATAGCTTCGGCTTTGTTTCTGTTGTTCGATTCGACTCATCCGCTTTCAGGCAGGCCCTGAAGTCGAGTTCCGTGCGGCAGTGGCCTGACAGCCGATCGCACATTGCTTCTTGCAGAATGTCAACCACGCGGGTTGGGCTTAGCTTGTTGAGCGAGAGGTTTGCTTCGCGACCAACAACGAAGTCCAAATCGCCAGCAACATTGCAATCACACTTCACCTTGAAGAACCCCACCCCGAGCACAAAGCCTCCGCCTGCTCCAGAACCAGTTTCGTCGCTTCCGCTTCCAAGTCAGGGGGATAGCCGTGCTTTCTGAGGACTCGGCGGACGAGAATATGGATATTGGCTCGGGAATTCTAGCGGTGCTGCCAGAATCGACATCCCTGCCCTCAAGAACGATCGGGCTGCGCTCAGCAGTGCGAACCTAACTTACAAAAGTCCAGTAGCTGACGATCGTAATTAGTTGGCGAATCGCTGGCCCCAGGACTCGGCCAAGCTTGAGAGGTCGTTCGCGTTCTTCCTTCCGCAGCGGGGTTTTCCACTTGGGTGCCAGCTGGCTGGGGTATACTCGGCCTTGAGGAAATCGACATCGTATCGAAGATGTTTTTCTATGGACTTCGCCAGGAGAAGCAATAGCGGCTGGAAAATCTCGCGCACGGATGCAAAAAGCTAAGATAATCTGGAGAAACAAGGTGTGGCATTTTTTTGTACCGCGACGCCTCGCCTACACAGGCTTAGAAATTCGCGGAATTGCTAACCGAACCCGACGATTTGATAGGGGATTACGGATAGGAAATATTCTCGAGTTGCGCGGGTTCCGTTCGGGGTGCAAAACCATCCCTCCACAATTCAGAAAAGGGATCAGTTCTCTCAGGCTTCACCTGAAGACTACGCCGAATTGCTAAACCTTTTCCCCGGTATCGGATAGCAATAATTCCGCAACAGAGAACTCTCACTAGCAGGGTTCTGAACAGGGAGCCTTTCTTTGCCGCGGAATTTCCGCCGACAATCCAGTTAACGAACAACGCCGAGAGTGAACGCTCTGGGCGTTTTTTCGTTTGGGGTTATCTGGTAAGAACTTGTGTCTTGGTGGGTTCTCTGCCGGTCGCCCGCTGGCGACGACACATGGCAATCTGCCACGT
The window above is part of the Bremerella sp. JC817 genome. Proteins encoded here:
- a CDS encoding type I restriction enzyme endonuclease domain-containing protein yields the protein MHILVRRVLRKHGYPPDLEAEATKLVLEQAEALCSGWGSSR